Proteins encoded by one window of Salvia splendens isolate huo1 chromosome 5, SspV2, whole genome shotgun sequence:
- the LOC121803681 gene encoding putative pentatricopeptide repeat-containing protein At3g23330 has translation MKTTVEAIANILGNPSVIKTSSQAKQLHAQIVKRQGNAILFAKSAAIVLSVYANFNLLRDCLSLFNAFRYPPPGKAWKSIIRCCASNGNFEESVAFFKKMRAAGKFPDRNVFPSLLKTCADLGDLRFGEAVHCCVIRVGLDSDLFTGNALMNMYVKLEPLIAHNVFDGCSEPKWAFQFDNCLNRTVSSASYKQEYKEKFEVVDEKLHSSDENASDELMIVDDYVSLKNYVGRSNVDCCDGEIVVVGSVLERRKNSVEKVFKTMPVRDVVSWNTVIGGHVQNGMHEEALLTLKDMGQGNLKPDSYTLSTILPAIAKHVDVMKGKEIHGYAVRHGYDKDVFIGSSLIDMYANCMQLEYSYKVFGLSPRKDRVSWNSMIAVCVQNGSFDDGLRYLREMLKAGVEPVAFSFSSIMPACAHLTRLCLGKELHGYIIRQGFDDNIFVASSLMDMYAKCGNIETAKWIFDKMEFQDTVSWTAMIMAYALNGHARDAISFFKKMEMEGVKPNSGSFLAVLTACSHGGLVDEARMFFDRMTQGYAIPPGIEHYAAVSDLLGRAGRLDEAYEFICKMHIKPTDAIWLTLLSACRVHKNVELAEKVAKEVLAIDPESVNAYVLLSNVYVDVGRWKEATKLRTTMRRKGVKKNEACSWIEVV, from the coding sequence ATGAAAACCACCGTTGAGGCCATCGCAAACATTTTGGGCAATCCTTCCGTCATCAAAACTAGCTCGCAAGCCAAACAGCTCCACGCCCAAATCGTCAAACGCCAAGGAAATGCCATTCTTTTTGCTAAATCCGCTGCTATCGTTCTCTCAGTTTACGCCAACTTCAACCTCTTACGAGACTGCCTCTCTCTCTTCAACGCTTTCCGCTATCCACCTCCGGGCAAGGCGTGGAAATCAATCATCAGATGCTGCGCTTCCAACGGAAATTTCGAAGAATCCGTAGCTTTCTTCAAGAAAATGAGGGCCGCGGGGAAATTCCCGGATAGGAACGTGTTCCCTTCTTTGCTGAAAACGTGCGCCGATTTGGGCGATTTGAGGTTTGGTGAAGCGGTGCATTGCTGCGTGATCAGGGTCGGGTTGGATTCGGATCTTTTTACGGGTAATGCGCTCATGAATATGTATGTAAAGCTGGAGCCTTTGATCGCACACAACGTGTTTGATGGTTGTTCTGAACCAAAATGGGCGTTTCAATTTGACAATTGTTTGAATAGGACTGTGAGTTCCGCTAGTTATAAGCAGGAGTATAAGGAGAAGTTTGAAGTGGTTGACGAGAAACTCCACTCTTCTGATGAAAATGCTAGTGATGAGTTGATGATTGTTGATGATTATGTGAGTTTGAAAAATTATGTGGGAAGAAGTAATGTTGATTGCTGTGATGGGGAGATTGTAGTTGTTGGTAGTGTTTTagagaggaggaagaatagTGTGGAGAAAGTTTTCAAAACAATGCCGGTTAGAGATGTTGTGTCTTGGAACACGGTGATCGGAGGGCATGTGCAAAATGGGATGCATGAGGAAGCTTTGTTGACGTTGAAGGATATGGGGCAGGGGAACTTGAAGCCTGATTCTTACACTTTATCTACTATCCTTCCGGCCATTGCAAAGCATGTGGATGTGATGAAGGGAAAAGAGATTCATGGGTATGCAGTTAGGCATGGTTATGACAAAGATGTGTTTATTGGTAGTAGTTTGATTGATATGTATGCAAATTGTATGCAGTTGGAGTATTCATACAAGGTATTTGGTTTATCTCCTCGAAAGGACAGAGTTTCTTGGAATTCCATGATAGCAGTGTGTGTTCAGAATGGAAGTTTTGATGATGGATTGAGATATTTGAGGGAGATGTTGAAGGCTGGAGTTGAGCCCGTGGCGTTTTCATTTTCAAGTATCATGCCAGCCTGTGCCCATCTCACGAGGCTATGTTTGGGTAAAGAGCTGCATGGCTACATTATTAGACAGGGCTTTGATGATAACATCTTTGTTGCTAGCTCCCTGATGGACATGTATGCAAAATGTGGTAACATAGAGACTGCGAAGTGGATTTTCGACAAGATGGAGTTTCAGGACACAGTGTCATGGACAGCCATGATCATGGCGTATGCCTTGAACGGGCATGCCCGTGATGCCATTTCTTTCTTCAAGAAGATGGAGATGGAGGGGGTGAAACCAAACTCTGGTTCTTTCCTTGCTGTTTTGACGGCCTGTAGCCATGGCGGATTGGTGGATGAAGCTCGGATGTTTTTTGACAGGATGACTCAGGGTTATGCTATTCCACCAGGGATAGAGCACTATGCAGCAGTCTCGGATCTTCTTGGCCGTGCAGGGAGATTGGATGAAGCTTATGAGTTTATCTGTAAGATGCATATCAAACCAACAGATGCAATTTGGTTGACTTTGTTGTCTGCTTGTCGAGTCCACAAGAACGTGGAACTGGCTGAAAAGGTTGCCAAAGAAGTATTAGCAATTGATCCTGAATCGGTTAATGCTTATGTTCTGTTATCCAATGTGTATGTTGATGTTGGAAGGTGGAAAGAGGCTACAAAGTTGAGAACCACCATGAGAAGGAAAGGGGTGAAGAAGAACGAAGCTTGCAGCTGGATTGAAGTTGTATAA
- the LOC121803683 gene encoding uncharacterized protein At4g14342-like, whose product MQASDRFNINSQLEHLQAKYVGTGHADLTRFEWAVNIHRDSYASYVGHYPVLAYFAVAENESIGRERYNFMQKMLLPCGLPPDREDD is encoded by the exons ATGCAG GCGAGCGACAGGTTTAATATCAACTCGCAGCTCGAGCATTTGCAGGCTAAATATGTCGGCACAGGGCACGCCGACTTGACTCGATT TGAATGGGCGGTGAATATCCACCGAGATAGCTACGCCTCGTACGTCGGGCATTATCCGGTTCTGGCCTACTTTGCGGTCGCTGAAAATGAATCCATTGGGAGAGAGCGCTACAATTTCATGCAG AAAATGCTTTTGCCATGTGGTCTTCCTCCTGATAGAGAAGATGATTGA